The DNA segment GTGCCGGAATGGATCGAAGTGGACCGCGACAGCGTGAGCGGCAAAATAAAATATCTGCCTACGAGGAGCGACATCACGGCGCCGATCAACGAAAAACTGGTCGTGGAGTTGTATTCCAAGTAACGTCGGAATCGAGGGGATCGATATGCACAGGCATTGGACCGATTTGATCAAGCCCAAAGAACTTGAAGTGGACGAAAAAAACCTGACCGCCACTTACGGGAAATTTTATGCCGAACCTTTCGAGCGGGGATTCGGCTCAACCATCGGCAATTCGCTGAGAAGGACTCTCCTCTCCTCGCTCATGGGGGCGGCGATCGTTTCGGTCCGCATCAAGGGAATTCTGCACGAGTTCTCGACGATCGCCGGAATCACCGAGGACGTGACCGACATCATTCTAAATCTCAAGGAAGTCCGCTTAAGGTTGATGGACAGCGAGCAGCAGACGATCCGGATCGAAGCCAAGGGATCGAAGACGGTCCAGGCGCGGGATATCATCGCAGGACCCAACGTCGAGATCCTCAATCCGGACCAGCACATCGCCACCCTCGCGCGCGAGGCGAAGCTCGAAATGGAGATGGTGGTGAAGCTCGGGCGCGGTTACGTGCCGGCGGAGCGGAACAAGGAAGAAGGCGTGCCGGTGGACACGATCGCGATGGACGCCATTTTTACGCCGATCCGCAAGGTGAATTTCAACGTGACCAACGCGCGCGTCGGACAGCGGACCGATTATGACCGCCTCGTGTTCGAAGTGTGGACCGACGGCGGCGTGAAGCCCGACGACGCGGTCGCCTACGCGGCCAAGATCCTCCAGGACCAGCTCCAGATCTTCATCAATTTCAACGAGGAGCCGGAGCAGAGGAATGAAGAGGCGCCGTCGATTCCGCTGAATGAGAACCTCTATCGCAGCGTGGACGAGCTGGAATTTTCCGTCCGCTCGCAGAACTGCCTGCAGAACGCCGATATCAAATATATCGGCGAGCTGGTTCAGAAGACCGAGCAGGAGATGCTCAAGACCAAAAACTTCGGCCAGAAGTCGCTCAACGAGATCAAGGAGATTCTTCGTGGCATGGGACTGGAGCTCGGCATGAAGATCGACCATTTCCCGCCGCGCGAAGAGATCGAAAACCGCCGGCGCGCTCGGGAAAAAGAGACGGCGTAAAAAAGTTTCGCCTTGTGGGTTTCGGGTTTCGAGGCCACCGCCTCCCGACTCGGAACTCGGAACTAAAACATGCGACATCTTAGAGCCGGGAGAAAATTCAATCGCAGTCCCAGCCACCGCGCGGCGCTGTTGCGCAATTTAGTGACCTCGTTGCTGCGTCATGAGCGCATCCAGACGACCGATCCCAAGGCCAAGGAGCTCCGGAGCTGGGCCGACCGCATGATCGGCTTGGCCAAGCAGGGGACGTTGCACGCGCGGCGCCAGGCACTGGCGGTGATTCAAGACGAAGACGTCGTGCACAAACTTTTCGATGCCTTAGCGGCGCGTTTCAAAAATCGCGCCGGCG comes from the Candidatus Binatia bacterium genome and includes:
- a CDS encoding DNA-directed RNA polymerase subunit alpha, with protein sequence MHRHWTDLIKPKELEVDEKNLTATYGKFYAEPFERGFGSTIGNSLRRTLLSSLMGAAIVSVRIKGILHEFSTIAGITEDVTDIILNLKEVRLRLMDSEQQTIRIEAKGSKTVQARDIIAGPNVEILNPDQHIATLAREAKLEMEMVVKLGRGYVPAERNKEEGVPVDTIAMDAIFTPIRKVNFNVTNARVGQRTDYDRLVFEVWTDGGVKPDDAVAYAAKILQDQLQIFINFNEEPEQRNEEAPSIPLNENLYRSVDELEFSVRSQNCLQNADIKYIGELVQKTEQEMLKTKNFGQKSLNEIKEILRGMGLELGMKIDHFPPREEIENRRRAREKETA
- the rplQ gene encoding 50S ribosomal protein L17; translation: MRHLRAGRKFNRSPSHRAALLRNLVTSLLRHERIQTTDPKAKELRSWADRMIGLAKQGTLHARRQALAVIQDEDVVHKLFDALAARFKNRAGGYSRVIKIGWRQGDRAPLSIIELLPAEAKAEAAAGQKKSRRRSRKAAADGKEAGGKKKAAAPRRSAKKASA